A stretch of Microbulbifer sp. SAOS-129_SWC DNA encodes these proteins:
- the hslV gene encoding ATP-dependent protease subunit HslV, whose translation MEQYRGTTILSCRRNGKVVIGGDGQVSMGNTIMKGNARKVRRLHNDQVIAGFAGGTADAFTLFERFEAKLEAHGGQLTRAAVELAKDWRTDRALRRLEALLAVADSTASLIITGNGDVIQPENDLIAIGSGGPFAQSAARALLENTELDARTIVEQGLKIAGDICVYTNQNHTIEELSY comes from the coding sequence TTGGAACAATACCGCGGAACCACCATTCTCTCCTGCCGTCGTAACGGCAAGGTCGTCATCGGCGGCGACGGCCAGGTGTCCATGGGTAACACCATCATGAAAGGCAACGCCCGCAAGGTGCGCCGCCTGCACAACGACCAGGTGATCGCCGGCTTCGCCGGTGGCACCGCCGACGCCTTCACCCTGTTCGAGCGCTTCGAAGCCAAGCTCGAAGCCCACGGCGGCCAATTGACCCGCGCCGCGGTGGAGCTGGCCAAAGACTGGCGCACCGATCGCGCCCTGCGCCGCCTGGAAGCCCTGCTGGCGGTGGCGGACAGCACCGCCAGCCTGATCATCACCGGCAACGGTGACGTGATCCAGCCGGAAAACGACCTGATCGCCATCGGCTCCGGCGGCCCCTTCGCCCAGTCCGCCGCACGCGCGCTGCTGGAAAACACCGAGCTGGACGCGCGCACGATCGTCGAGCAGGGCCTGAAGATCGCCGGTGATATCTGTGTTTACACCAACCAGAATCACACCATTGAAGAATTGAGCTACTGA
- a CDS encoding CidA/LrgA family protein: MRLSSLHQPLRSAGHWLAGAAALCACNLLGQKISDALALPVPGSVVGMLILLIALMLYGGIPRGVGMVSGQLLRLLALLFLPAAVGIYFVRDLSARDWLGLLAATTVGTLLSLTLCALLLKKLLGTEGGERDD, encoded by the coding sequence ATGCGTTTGTCCTCCCTGCATCAACCGCTGCGCAGCGCCGGCCACTGGCTCGCCGGTGCCGCGGCACTGTGCGCCTGCAACCTGCTCGGGCAGAAAATCAGCGACGCGCTGGCACTGCCGGTACCCGGCTCGGTGGTGGGCATGCTGATCCTGCTGATCGCGCTGATGCTGTACGGCGGTATACCGCGCGGCGTCGGCATGGTCAGCGGCCAGCTGCTGCGCCTGCTGGCGCTGCTGTTTCTGCCCGCGGCGGTGGGGATCTATTTCGTGCGCGATCTTTCCGCGCGGGACTGGCTCGGCCTGCTCGCCGCCACCACGGTGGGCACCCTGCTCAGCCTGACGCTGTGCGCACTGCTGCTGAAAAAACTGCTCGGCACAGAGGGCGGCGAACGCGATGACTGA
- a CDS encoding thermonuclease family protein — MNAKKAPRVSRGAFFCVLLLALGTGLPALADCGDAATATRARLQRVIDGDTLVLASGEHLRLIGVNTPELAHRGRPAQPLAQTARHFTRDFLDGGDIRIAYGRDRRDHYGRLLAHVYNHRGESLEAALLDAGLAFHIAIAPNLSLAQCLSASEERARHRGIGVWAPGAWPVLRAAAVRPGDGGFVLLRGRVVKVARSRRATWLELDGPVALRLANSGDSGQLVRRKWQGRQIEVKGWLVDRGTKYTSRNPRNKRWFIAVDSEFTIEISRK; from the coding sequence ATGAACGCGAAAAAGGCACCCCGGGTTTCCCGCGGTGCCTTTTTTTGTGTCCTGCTGCTGGCGCTGGGCACAGGTTTGCCGGCGCTGGCCGACTGCGGCGATGCCGCGACCGCGACACGGGCCCGACTGCAGCGGGTTATCGACGGCGACACCCTGGTGCTGGCGAGTGGCGAGCACCTGCGCCTGATCGGCGTCAACACGCCGGAGCTGGCGCACCGCGGGCGGCCGGCGCAGCCGCTGGCGCAGACCGCGCGCCACTTTACCCGCGACTTCCTCGACGGCGGTGACATCCGCATCGCCTATGGCCGCGATCGCCGCGACCACTACGGGCGCCTGCTGGCGCATGTCTACAACCACCGTGGCGAGAGCCTCGAGGCAGCGCTGCTCGACGCCGGGCTGGCCTTCCATATCGCCATAGCACCCAACCTGTCGCTGGCACAGTGCCTGTCCGCCAGCGAGGAGCGCGCGCGCCACCGCGGTATCGGCGTGTGGGCGCCGGGCGCCTGGCCGGTGCTGCGCGCGGCGGCGGTGCGTCCCGGCGACGGCGGCTTTGTGCTGCTGCGCGGGCGGGTCGTCAAGGTGGCGCGCAGCCGCCGCGCCACCTGGCTGGAACTGGACGGCCCGGTGGCGCTGCGACTCGCCAACAGCGGGGATTCTGGCCAGCTGGTGCGGCGCAAATGGCAAGGCAGGCAAATAGAGGTGAAAGGCTGGCTGGTGGACCGGGGCACGAAATATACATCCCGAAATCCCCGCAATAAACGCTGGTTTATTGCCGTGGATTCCGAATTTACCATCGAAATTAGTAGGAAATAA
- a CDS encoding disulfide bond formation protein B yields the protein MNLPNPRLTFLLVFLAVIFLLGAAMYLEFARGLEPCPLCISQRVMLLGVGLVSLVAFLHNPATIGRRIYGLLVSLSAMGGLYFAGRQLWLQSLPPDEVPACGPGITYMIDSFPMADVFKALLTGDGNCAEIKWTWLGLTIPGWSAVGFAGIIAFGAWQAFRKR from the coding sequence ATGAACCTACCCAATCCGCGCCTTACTTTTCTGCTGGTTTTTCTCGCCGTCATCTTTCTACTCGGCGCCGCCATGTATCTCGAATTCGCGCGGGGACTGGAGCCCTGCCCGCTGTGTATCAGCCAGCGGGTGATGCTGCTGGGCGTGGGTCTGGTATCACTGGTGGCTTTCCTGCACAACCCGGCGACCATCGGCCGGCGTATCTACGGGCTGCTGGTGTCCCTGTCGGCGATGGGCGGCCTCTACTTCGCCGGCCGCCAGCTGTGGCTGCAGAGCCTGCCACCGGACGAGGTGCCCGCCTGCGGCCCCGGCATCACTTACATGATCGACTCCTTTCCGATGGCCGATGTGTTCAAGGCCCTGCTGACCGGCGATGGCAACTGCGCCGAGATCAAGTGGACCTGGCTCGGCCTGACGATTCCCGGCTGGTCCGCGGTGGGCTTCGCCGGCATCATCGCTTTCGGCGCCTGGCAGGCGTTCCGCAAGCGCTGA
- a CDS encoding DUF2798 domain-containing protein: MAALPTRFYTPVFALFMSCMMSLLMSALVTFMNTGIDAGFPQRWLHAFGAAWVVAFPLVSFIAPLAHRLTRLLVRSKVD, translated from the coding sequence TTGGCTGCATTACCCACCCGTTTCTACACCCCGGTGTTCGCCCTGTTCATGTCGTGCATGATGTCGCTGTTGATGTCGGCACTGGTCACCTTTATGAACACCGGTATCGACGCCGGTTTCCCGCAGCGCTGGCTGCACGCCTTCGGCGCTGCCTGGGTGGTGGCATTTCCGCTGGTGTCGTTCATCGCGCCGCTGGCGCACCGGCTGACGCGGCTGCTGGTGCGCAGCAAGGTGGACTGA
- a CDS encoding ACP phosphodiesterase has product MNYLAHLLLSGSDPDWRLGGLLGDFVKGPLVGERPAAIEAGIRLHRRIDAGTDAHPAYRAALTLLDPHWRRYAGIALDIWFDHLLARKWPQRCPQPLDDFCDQCWRDFHARSRYIPPRAQAFVARAEQFKLLQGYREREVIERTLARVGQRLRRPVALEELLPQLVAGGAPLERHFEQLFDDLEREAARFRQRSNIGQE; this is encoded by the coding sequence GTGAACTATCTCGCCCACCTGCTACTGTCCGGATCCGACCCGGACTGGCGCCTGGGCGGGCTGCTGGGGGATTTCGTCAAGGGCCCGCTGGTGGGGGAGCGCCCCGCCGCCATCGAAGCGGGTATCCGCCTGCACCGGCGCATCGACGCCGGCACAGACGCGCACCCCGCCTACCGCGCCGCCCTCACCCTGCTGGATCCACACTGGCGCCGCTACGCCGGCATCGCACTGGACATCTGGTTCGATCACCTGCTCGCGCGAAAGTGGCCACAGCGCTGCCCGCAGCCGCTGGACGACTTCTGTGACCAATGTTGGCGGGACTTTCACGCCCGCAGCCGGTATATTCCGCCGCGCGCGCAGGCGTTTGTCGCCCGCGCCGAGCAATTTAAACTGTTGCAGGGTTACCGCGAGCGCGAGGTCATCGAACGCACGCTGGCACGCGTCGGCCAGCGGCTGCGCCGGCCGGTTGCGCTGGAGGAATTGCTGCCGCAACTGGTGGCCGGCGGCGCGCCGCTCGAGCGCCACTTCGAGCAACTGTTTGACGATCTCGAGCGCGAAGCCGCCCGTTTTCGGCAGCGAAGCAACATTGGACAGGAATAG
- the hslU gene encoding ATP-dependent protease ATPase subunit HslU, whose product MSQSQMTPREIVHELDRHIVGQQDAKRAVAIALRNRWRRMQVNEELRPEITPKNILMIGPTGVGKTEIARRLAKLAGAPFIKVEATKFTEVGYVGRDVESIVRDLVEMAVKLEREKAMAGVEQRALDAAEERVLDALLPPARATEPSDKDSSTRQMFRKKLREGTLDDKEIDVDTAVAPAGVEIMAPPGMEEMTNQLQGMFSNMSQGKTKKRKLTVKQAMKQLTDEEAGKLVNDEDIKTRAIRAAEENGIVFLDEIDKVAKRQEAGGADVSREGVQRDLLPLIEGCTVTTKYGMIKTDHMLFIASGAFHLSKPSDLIPELQGRLPIRVELSSLTSADFQRILTEPSGSLTEQQRALLATEGLELTFTDDGIRRIAEVAFDVNERTENIGARRLHTVMERLLEEISFDAGDGDKTVTIDGAYVDSHLGELSQNEDLSRFIL is encoded by the coding sequence ATGTCCCAATCCCAAATGACCCCCCGCGAAATCGTCCACGAACTCGACCGCCATATCGTCGGCCAGCAGGACGCCAAGCGCGCCGTGGCCATTGCGCTGCGTAACCGCTGGCGGCGCATGCAGGTGAACGAAGAGCTGCGCCCCGAGATCACCCCGAAAAATATCCTGATGATCGGCCCCACCGGTGTCGGTAAAACCGAGATCGCCCGCCGCCTGGCCAAGCTCGCCGGCGCACCCTTCATAAAAGTGGAAGCGACCAAGTTCACCGAAGTGGGCTACGTCGGCCGCGATGTGGAATCCATCGTCCGCGACCTGGTGGAAATGGCAGTCAAGCTCGAGCGCGAAAAAGCCATGGCCGGCGTCGAGCAGCGCGCGCTGGACGCCGCCGAAGAGCGCGTACTCGACGCCCTGCTGCCGCCCGCGCGCGCCACCGAACCCAGCGACAAGGATTCCAGCACCCGGCAGATGTTCCGCAAGAAGCTGCGCGAAGGCACCCTCGACGACAAGGAAATCGACGTCGATACCGCCGTCGCCCCGGCAGGAGTCGAAATCATGGCGCCGCCCGGCATGGAGGAAATGACCAACCAGCTGCAGGGCATGTTCTCGAATATGTCCCAGGGCAAGACCAAGAAGCGCAAGCTCACCGTCAAGCAAGCGATGAAACAGCTCACCGACGAAGAAGCCGGCAAGCTGGTCAACGATGAAGACATCAAGACCCGCGCCATCCGCGCCGCCGAAGAAAACGGCATCGTGTTTCTCGACGAGATCGACAAGGTCGCGAAGCGCCAGGAAGCCGGCGGTGCCGACGTCTCCCGCGAAGGCGTGCAGCGCGACCTGCTGCCGCTGATCGAAGGCTGCACCGTCACCACTAAATACGGTATGATCAAGACCGATCACATGTTGTTTATCGCCTCCGGCGCCTTCCACCTGTCCAAGCCATCGGACCTGATTCCGGAACTGCAGGGCCGCCTGCCAATCCGTGTCGAGCTGAGCTCGCTCACTTCCGCGGATTTCCAGCGCATCCTCACCGAACCGTCCGGCTCGCTGACCGAACAGCAGCGCGCACTGCTCGCCACCGAAGGCCTCGAACTGACCTTCACCGATGACGGTATCCGTCGGATTGCCGAAGTCGCCTTCGACGTGAACGAACGCACCGAAAATATCGGCGCGCGCCGCCTGCACACCGTAATGGAGCGACTGCTCGAGGAAATCTCTTTCGATGCCGGCGACGGCGACAAGACGGTCACTATCGACGGCGCCTATGTGGACAGCCACCTGGGTGAACTGAGCCAGAACGAGGACCTGTCGCGGTTTATTCTGTAA
- a CDS encoding malic enzyme-like NAD(P)-binding protein, with amino-acid sequence MTDSLRQAALDYHALPTPGKLSVELTTPAQTQEDLSLAYSPGVAEPVREIAKDPEAAYKYTGKGNLVAVISNGSAILGLGNLGPLASKPVMEGKSLLFKRFADINSVDIEVDANSPEHFIQTVSAIANTFGGINLEDIKAPECFHIEEALIERCPVPVFHDDQHGTAIVTVAGMLNALEIQGKQIKDVRIVCLGAGAAATACCKLLLAAGARKEQITMLDSRGVIHAGRTDINAYKGEWARDTEMRTLDDAIEGADVFLGVSGPDLLSAEQLTRMAPRPVVFACSNPSPEIAPELAHSVRDDLIMATGRSDYPNQVNNVLCFPFIFRGALDVRAVRINEAMKLAAIEAIRSIARREVPEAVRAGYGGIELAFGPDYILPKPIDPRLLPEVAAAVARAAVDSGAARLPYPQHYPLTEL; translated from the coding sequence ATGACGGACTCATTGCGCCAGGCGGCGCTCGACTACCACGCGCTGCCGACGCCCGGAAAATTGTCGGTAGAGCTGACCACCCCCGCCCAGACTCAGGAAGACCTGTCCCTGGCCTACAGTCCGGGCGTTGCCGAACCGGTGCGCGAAATCGCCAAGGATCCTGAGGCGGCGTATAAATACACCGGCAAGGGCAACCTGGTGGCGGTGATCTCCAACGGCAGTGCGATCCTCGGCCTCGGCAACCTGGGACCGCTGGCCTCCAAGCCGGTGATGGAGGGCAAGTCGCTGCTGTTCAAGCGCTTTGCCGATATCAACTCGGTGGATATCGAGGTGGACGCCAACAGCCCGGAGCACTTTATCCAGACGGTGTCCGCCATCGCCAATACCTTCGGCGGTATCAACCTCGAGGACATCAAGGCGCCGGAGTGTTTCCATATCGAGGAGGCACTGATCGAGCGCTGCCCGGTGCCGGTATTCCACGACGACCAGCACGGCACTGCCATCGTCACCGTGGCCGGCATGCTCAACGCGCTGGAGATCCAGGGCAAGCAGATCAAGGACGTGCGTATCGTCTGCCTCGGCGCCGGTGCCGCCGCCACCGCCTGCTGCAAGCTGCTGCTGGCCGCCGGTGCGCGCAAGGAGCAGATCACCATGCTCGACAGCCGCGGCGTCATCCACGCCGGGCGCACCGATATCAATGCCTACAAGGGCGAGTGGGCGCGCGACACCGAAATGCGCACACTGGACGACGCCATCGAGGGCGCCGACGTGTTCCTCGGTGTGTCCGGCCCCGATCTGTTGTCCGCCGAACAACTGACACGCATGGCGCCGCGCCCGGTGGTGTTCGCCTGCTCCAATCCCAGCCCGGAGATCGCCCCGGAGCTGGCCCACAGTGTGCGCGATGACCTGATCATGGCCACCGGCCGCTCGGACTACCCGAACCAGGTCAACAACGTGCTGTGCTTCCCGTTTATCTTCCGCGGTGCCCTGGATGTACGTGCAGTGCGTATCAACGAGGCGATGAAGCTGGCGGCGATCGAGGCGATCCGCAGCATCGCGCGCCGCGAGGTACCCGAGGCGGTGCGCGCCGGCTATGGCGGTATCGAACTGGCATTCGGGCCGGACTACATCCTGCCCAAGCCCATCGATCCGCGCCTGCTGCCGGAAGTGGCGGCGGCGGTGGCCCGCGCCGCGGTGGACAGTGGTGCCGCACGGCTGCCATACCCGCAGCACTACCCGCTGACAGAGCTCTGA
- the gshA gene encoding glutamate--cysteine ligase, with protein sequence MPNPHLAALRQPQTLQLLKGIRRGIEKESLRVAPDGTLAQTPHGAALGSALTHPLITTDFSEALLEFITPPEATPEAALEILDRIHRYTYGQIGDERLWVNSMPCRVGADGDIPVARYGSSHSGQMKTIYRLGLGLRYGRAMQTIAGIHYNFSLPDEFWSWLHEREGSSEDLGNFKTRRYFDLIRNFRRYYWLLLYLFGAAPAVCGSFVEGREHSLQPFGDGRTLHAPHATSLRMGDLGYNSDAQQSLIVCYNDLPSYLSTLCSAISRPYPDYHTLGVKDTDGHYQQLSTGLLQIENEFYSPIRPKNPAQMGETALSALDNRGVEYIEVRCLDLNPFAPLGIDAQQMRFLDGFLLHCLLAPSPKTDDADYRAVQENQNRIVYRGRDPELQLIYNGSEKKLTDWAGELLDAIAPLAELLDTAWGGDRYHGAVEAQRAKVKGAVPTPAAQMLAEMAARGQSFFAWASDKAEQHRNYFLERPLDTGEQEHFAALAAESLRQQKAVEDADTGSFEDFLGKYYAQYTFCQR encoded by the coding sequence GTGCCCAACCCCCACCTGGCCGCCCTGCGCCAACCCCAGACGCTGCAACTGCTTAAAGGCATTCGCCGCGGTATCGAGAAAGAGAGCCTGCGCGTTGCGCCGGATGGCACCCTGGCGCAGACACCCCACGGTGCGGCGCTGGGTTCGGCGCTGACCCACCCGCTGATCACCACCGATTTTTCCGAGGCGCTGCTCGAGTTCATCACCCCGCCGGAGGCCACCCCGGAAGCCGCGCTGGAAATCCTCGACCGCATTCACCGTTACACCTACGGCCAGATCGGCGATGAGCGCCTGTGGGTCAACAGCATGCCGTGCCGGGTCGGCGCCGACGGCGATATACCGGTGGCGCGCTACGGCAGCTCGCACAGCGGCCAGATGAAGACCATCTACCGGCTGGGGCTGGGCCTGCGCTACGGCCGCGCGATGCAGACCATCGCCGGTATCCACTACAACTTTTCCCTGCCGGACGAGTTCTGGTCCTGGCTGCACGAGCGCGAGGGCTCCAGCGAGGACCTCGGCAACTTCAAGACGCGCCGTTACTTCGACCTGATCCGCAATTTCCGCCGCTACTACTGGCTGCTGCTGTACCTGTTCGGCGCCGCGCCGGCGGTGTGCGGCTCCTTTGTGGAGGGGCGCGAGCACAGCCTGCAACCGTTCGGCGACGGCCGCACACTGCATGCGCCCCACGCCACTTCACTGCGCATGGGCGACCTGGGCTACAACAGCGACGCACAGCAGTCGCTGATCGTCTGTTACAACGACCTGCCCAGCTACCTGTCCACCCTGTGCTCGGCGATCAGCCGGCCCTACCCGGACTATCACACCCTGGGCGTGAAGGACACGGACGGCCACTACCAGCAGCTGTCCACCGGGCTGCTGCAGATCGAAAACGAATTCTATTCGCCGATTCGACCCAAGAACCCGGCGCAGATGGGCGAGACCGCACTGTCGGCGCTGGACAACCGCGGCGTGGAATACATCGAGGTGCGCTGCCTCGACCTGAATCCGTTTGCGCCGCTGGGTATCGACGCGCAGCAGATGCGCTTCCTCGACGGCTTCCTGCTGCACTGCCTGCTGGCGCCGAGCCCCAAGACCGACGATGCCGACTACCGCGCGGTACAGGAGAACCAGAACCGTATCGTCTACCGCGGCCGCGACCCGGAGTTGCAGCTGATCTACAACGGCAGCGAGAAAAAACTCACCGACTGGGCCGGCGAATTGCTCGACGCCATTGCGCCGCTCGCCGAACTGCTCGACACGGCCTGGGGCGGCGACCGCTACCACGGCGCCGTCGAAGCGCAGCGGGCCAAGGTGAAGGGCGCAGTGCCGACACCGGCGGCGCAGATGCTGGCGGAAATGGCAGCGCGCGGGCAGAGCTTCTTCGCCTGGGCTTCTGACAAAGCCGAACAGCACCGCAACTATTTCCTCGAACGGCCGCTCGACACCGGTGAGCAAGAGCATTTTGCCGCGCTGGCCGCCGAGTCCCTGCGCCAACAGAAAGCCGTCGAAGACGCGGATACGGGCAGCTTTGAGGATTTCCTCGGCAAATACTACGCCCAGTACACCTTCTGCCAGCGCTGA
- a CDS encoding primosomal protein N' → MAIDGGNAAILRLAVPVPLRRLFDYLPPAGVEPASLVPGQRLWVPFGGRKLVAVLVDVVAESPHARLKPALAQIDSVPLFDARSRAFLHWAADYYQAPPGELYAAALPAALRKGKPADHWAEQWLQLTTEGKGLPDTALARAPKQQALLQLLLQRGRESRTQLKVLGHSTAVIRALGERGLVDWTAGPTVPPPVIDDNTEAAAPPQLNEEQQQVLEAIPAEGFSASLLEGTTGSGKTEVYLRLMARVLAAGRQALLMVPEIGLTPQTLRRIAARFPEHNIAALHSGLAEGERAQAWLSAAMGTADIVIGTRSAILTPLPRLGAVIIDEEHDGSFKQQDGVRYSARDLSLVLGRNAGVPVLLGSATPSLESLHNALSGRYQHLRLRNRAGNARPPQISVVPTLGQPLEEGFAPQVLRHIGDTLARGEQVLVFINRRGFAPALTCDDCGWLADCPHCSSKLTMHRRSRQLRCHHCDYRRPLVESCPQCHSRSLSALGGGTERSEELLARRFADFPVIRVDRDTTASKQALDRLLAPARDGEPCLLLGTQMLAKGHHLPRVTLVVIQDADGGLFSADFRAPERTGQLLEQVAGRAGRGDLAGRVLVQSRFPEHPLLQLLLERGYGPFARQLLQDRATAQLPPLRAMALVRAECEEPRWAEEFLQQARAQMQTLAPPSPELAYLGPVPALLERKSGRFRFYLQITADKRGVLQPLLARFCQWAEGNKNRRLRWAVDMDAQELA, encoded by the coding sequence TTGGCCATCGACGGGGGAAATGCGGCGATTCTGCGCCTGGCGGTACCGGTACCGCTGCGGCGCCTGTTCGACTACCTGCCACCGGCGGGAGTGGAACCGGCCAGTCTGGTCCCCGGCCAGCGCCTGTGGGTGCCGTTTGGCGGGCGCAAACTGGTGGCGGTGCTGGTGGACGTGGTTGCCGAGTCACCGCACGCCCGGCTGAAGCCGGCGCTGGCGCAGATCGACAGCGTGCCGCTGTTCGACGCGCGCAGCCGCGCCTTCCTGCACTGGGCCGCCGACTACTACCAGGCGCCGCCGGGCGAGCTGTATGCTGCCGCCCTGCCCGCCGCCCTGCGCAAGGGCAAGCCCGCCGACCATTGGGCCGAACAGTGGCTGCAACTGACCACCGAGGGCAAGGGCCTGCCGGACACCGCCCTGGCCCGCGCGCCCAAGCAGCAGGCGCTGCTGCAACTGTTATTGCAGCGCGGCCGCGAGAGTCGCACCCAGCTGAAGGTGCTCGGGCACTCCACCGCGGTGATCCGCGCGCTGGGCGAGCGCGGCCTGGTGGACTGGACCGCCGGGCCCACGGTGCCGCCGCCGGTGATTGACGACAACACCGAAGCCGCCGCGCCACCTCAGTTAAATGAAGAGCAGCAGCAGGTGCTGGAGGCGATTCCCGCCGAGGGTTTCTCCGCGTCGCTGCTCGAGGGCACCACCGGCAGCGGCAAGACCGAGGTCTACCTGCGCCTGATGGCGCGGGTGCTGGCCGCCGGCCGCCAGGCGCTGTTGATGGTGCCGGAGATTGGTCTCACCCCGCAGACCCTGCGCCGCATCGCTGCGCGCTTTCCCGAACACAACATCGCCGCGCTGCACTCGGGCCTGGCCGAGGGCGAGCGCGCCCAGGCCTGGCTGTCCGCCGCCATGGGTACCGCCGATATCGTGATCGGCACCCGCTCGGCGATCCTGACCCCGCTGCCCCGGCTGGGCGCGGTGATTATCGACGAGGAGCACGACGGCTCCTTCAAGCAGCAGGACGGCGTGCGCTACTCCGCCCGCGACCTGTCGCTGGTGCTGGGCCGCAATGCCGGCGTTCCGGTGCTGCTGGGCTCCGCCACGCCGTCGCTGGAGAGCCTGCACAACGCCCTGTCCGGGCGCTATCAGCACCTGCGCCTGCGGAATCGCGCCGGCAACGCGCGCCCGCCGCAGATCTCGGTGGTGCCGACCCTCGGCCAGCCGCTCGAAGAGGGCTTCGCGCCGCAGGTGCTGCGCCATATCGGCGACACCCTCGCGCGTGGTGAACAGGTGCTGGTGTTTATCAACCGCCGCGGCTTCGCCCCCGCGCTCACCTGCGATGACTGCGGCTGGCTGGCCGACTGCCCGCACTGCTCCAGCAAGCTCACCATGCACCGGCGGAGTCGCCAGCTGCGCTGCCACCACTGCGACTATCGCCGGCCCCTGGTAGAGAGCTGCCCGCAGTGCCACAGCCGCTCGCTGTCCGCGCTCGGCGGCGGCACCGAACGCAGCGAAGAGCTGCTCGCGCGGCGCTTCGCCGACTTCCCGGTGATCCGCGTCGACCGCGACACCACCGCCAGCAAGCAGGCCCTCGACCGGCTGCTGGCCCCCGCGCGCGACGGCGAGCCCTGCCTGTTGCTGGGCACGCAGATGCTGGCCAAGGGCCACCACCTGCCGCGGGTCACGCTGGTGGTGATCCAGGACGCCGACGGCGGCCTGTTCAGCGCCGACTTCCGCGCCCCCGAGCGCACCGGTCAATTGCTGGAACAGGTGGCCGGTCGCGCCGGCCGCGGCGACCTGGCCGGGCGCGTGCTGGTGCAGAGTCGCTTCCCCGAACATCCGCTGCTGCAGTTGCTGCTGGAGCGCGGTTACGGCCCCTTCGCGCGGCAGCTGTTGCAGGATCGCGCCACCGCGCAGCTGCCGCCGCTGCGCGCCATGGCGCTGGTGCGCGCGGAATGCGAAGAGCCGCGCTGGGCAGAGGAATTCCTGCAGCAGGCGCGCGCGCAGATGCAGACGCTGGCGCCGCCGTCGCCGGAACTCGCCTATTTAGGGCCGGTGCCGGCGCTGCTGGAGCGCAAGTCCGGCCGCTTCCGCTTCTACCTGCAGATCACCGCCGACAAGCGCGGCGTCCTGCAGCCGCTGCTGGCGCGCTTCTGCCAGTGGGCCGAGGGCAACAAGAACCGGCGCCTGCGCTGGGCCGTGGATATGGACGCACAGGAATTGGCCTGA
- a CDS encoding SPOR domain-containing protein: MSRRNASRRSNNSAGKPAWVWFVLGNFVGGFVVFIIFLNGLKPGRQPVAEHRPAAKQQQPSADKGDKPRFDFYTLLKENKVEVPEPKAAQPAHYNSASGKETASSRPARDPAVVYILQVASFRDKAEAEKLRAKLTLSNLDVKVESSTDSRGTWHRVLVGPYHNSSKVSQVRETLADHNLMPLVLKRPAKSG, translated from the coding sequence ATGAGCCGTCGCAACGCCAGCCGCCGCAGTAACAATTCCGCCGGCAAGCCCGCCTGGGTCTGGTTCGTGCTGGGCAATTTTGTCGGCGGCTTCGTGGTGTTCATCATCTTTCTGAACGGCCTCAAGCCCGGCAGGCAGCCGGTAGCCGAGCACCGCCCGGCGGCCAAGCAGCAGCAGCCGAGCGCTGACAAGGGCGACAAGCCGCGCTTCGATTTCTATACCCTGCTGAAGGAAAACAAGGTGGAGGTGCCGGAGCCGAAAGCCGCGCAACCGGCGCATTACAACAGCGCCAGCGGCAAAGAAACCGCCAGCAGCCGCCCGGCGCGCGACCCGGCTGTGGTGTATATCCTGCAGGTGGCGTCTTTCCGCGACAAAGCCGAGGCGGAAAAGCTGCGCGCCAAGCTCACCCTGTCCAACCTCGACGTCAAGGTCGAGAGCAGTACCGACAGCCGCGGCACCTGGCACCGGGTGCTGGTCGGCCCCTACCACAACAGCTCCAAGGTCTCCCAGGTGCGCGAAACCCTCGCCGACCACAACCTGATGCCGCTGGTGCTGAAACGCCCGGCCAAATCCGGCTGA
- the rpmE gene encoding 50S ribosomal protein L31, translating to MKTEIHPNYVDVTATCSCGNSIKTRSTLGKDIQLDVCSQCHPFYTGKQREASTGGRVDRFKKRFGSRIGK from the coding sequence ATGAAGACAGAAATCCATCCGAATTACGTAGACGTTACCGCAACCTGTTCCTGCGGCAACTCCATCAAGACCCGCTCCACTCTGGGCAAGGACATCCAGCTGGACGTCTGCTCACAGTGCCACCCGTTCTACACCGGCAAGCAGCGCGAAGCCAGCACCGGTGGCCGCGTGGACCGCTTCAAGAAGCGTTTCGGCAGCCGTATCGGCAAGTAA